In Caulobacter segnis ATCC 21756, the sequence AGCAGTCGCTTCCGTTCGGCCTCGCCGCGGTACAGGAAGTCATACGGCAGGCCCAGCCGGACGCTGGCCTGGCAGGGCGGCGAGGTCTTGATCGCGATCCGGTCGGCCAGCTTGCCGGCGGCCTTCAGCGCCAGGCCATCAGCCAGCGTCAGGTCATAGTCGCGCCCGAGCGACAGCTTGCGCCGCACCATCGGCGGCAGCAGCGAGACCGAGGCTCGCGCCAGGGCGCGATGCAGGATCTTCGGGGCCGCCGGCGCGGCCTTGCCCGACTGGATGATCCCCAAGAACTCTTCGACGATCGGGTGGGGCTCGAAACGCGGCGCGAGCTTTTCCATCATCGCCATGAAGTCCGCCTGGGAGCTCGGCGAATAGCGCACGCCGTAGAGCCGGGCGATCGGGTGAGCCTCGCGGTAGAACTGCGTCTTCTCGGCCTCGCTCAGCGGCGTGACGAAGCGGTCATAGGCGTTCAGGAAGCC encodes:
- a CDS encoding oxygenase MpaB family protein, whose translation is MAEPSSYLGWKIDYANPPGAPAYLEPSSVHWRVYKNPIALAVGGVAAVLLEFADARIRSGVWDHSTYKADPIGRSKRTGIAAMVGVYGPQAAARRVIQGVTNMHARVSGDTPKGEAYRALDPELLDWVSATAAYGFLNAYDRFVTPLSEAEKTQFYREAHPIARLYGVRYSPSSQADFMAMMEKLAPRFEPHPIVEEFLGIIQSGKAAPAAPKILHRALARASVSLLPPMVRRKLSLGRDYDLTLADGLALKAAGKLADRIAIKTSPPCQASVRLGLPYDFLYRGEAERKRLLAASQHALVPALE